AAAGGTGGCCGCAGTATACAACATGATCCCAGAGAGCCCCGAGTCGCCTCTTGAGGACATTATCAAATCCATTCCTGGTGCGATCCCTGAAGGCGTTACGATAAACAACGTGGTCGTCAAGCCTTTCGCCTTTGGCCTGAAGATCATCGAGATCACCTGCATCATGGACGACACCTCGGGCATCATCGAGAAATTGGAAGAGGCCCTGCGTTCCGTCCCCCAGATCCAGAGCGTGGAGAACACCACCGTTACCCTGATCTGAAACCTCTTACGGCGCCGAGGCGCCGAGATCGACTTTTTTTATCATTCCAGGTCAACTACGTACCGGGATGTGAGGTCCCATTCCGCGCGGAGGTCCGTGAGGTTCGCATCCAGCACATGGCCGCCTTTGGTCCTATCGCTGCTCAGGAAGTGGAAGTGTAGCTCCGCCGAGCTCAGGACGGAGGTGTCAGGCGGGCTCCACAGGCCGATGAGGATCCCGTCGATGCCATCATAGTCGAAGACGGTCTGCTTCTCGATGACCTCAGCGAGGGGAGGGTAGGGAGCGGCCTGCTTGGGCACCGAGCGAACGGTGACGTTGTCGAAGGTCCCGGTTATCTTGATCAGATAGAAAGCGCCGGAAGAGGGGAGAGCGGCTTCGATCAGGCCTTTCACGCTGCTCATGTTCAAGGATCCCTGTAGGTCAATGGTGCCATCGATATCGAACCGGCTGACCTGCGCAAAGGGCGTGGTCTCATCAGAGCTGATGACCTGAACAATTCCGTCGTCCCGGGCCTTATAGCACGTGCCGTCCAGGACTATCATCTCCCCGTCCAGACCATCGAACGTCCCCAGACCGATATCACCCTGTGAGAGCACATCGCCCACAGTGGCGATACCATTATAGTTACCCTGTACAAGGTCTTCCAAAGAGCCTACCTGGTAGAGGGACTCGCGGTCCTGCTTCCGAGGAGCGGCCAGAGTGAGCATGGCCGCGGCGATTACCACAGCGATGACGGTGAGGACGAGAGCGATCTGTGCAGGGCGGTTCATGGTCCGTTCATCGCTTGCGATTTATTAAAAACGTAGGTCTGGCCAATACAAGCATATCTCAAGGCTCGAGCATCTCGAAGCCGGTGGGGGCATCCCTCTTCCTGATCGCATCGACACCCAGGAGCTCGATCATGATGACTTCCAGTATCTGCCACACCACCACTCCGCGGCGGATGCATCCCATGGTGGCCTTCCCTTCCCTGCCGAAGGCGGCGTGCACATGGAGCATCATGTGTCCATCTTCATTGGGGAACAATGTGCCGGAACCGGTCATCTCATGCACGTCCGGTAGCGTATAACCGAGGGGTTTCACCGGCCGGGCATCACCATCCTGGGGACCGACCACGAGCTTGCTTTCCTTGTCAGCGGCCCCGACTACTATGAGAGCTGCGGCCCTCACGCCCTTGTCCTCGGCGAACCTCTCCAGGACCTCATGCACGACCTCACCCTGTTCGAGTCTTATGACGAAGATCCTGCCTGGCCTAGCCTCAGTGTACTTCATAGGAATACAGATAAGAAATAAGGGAAAAGGAGAAAAAGGTTTACTCGGGGAAATCGCGGATGTATCCAGAGTCCATCAACAGCTGGGTCTCTCCGCGGGCCCGCTTGATAGCGGTCTCTGCACGGTGCATCAGCTCGTCCCTGCTCATCTTGGTGCGGGCCACACCTGTCTCCATGGCCTTCATTCCTACGGCGACCGCCTCCCTGGGGAACACCTCCCACTCATCCATCGTGGGCACGATGTGGGTCTCCGTCAGCCCCTTGTCCTCAGCGGTCTTGGCGATCTCCAAGGCCGCGGCGATGCACATCTCATCGGTGATCGTCCTGGCCCTCACGTCCAACGCTCCTCGGAATATGCCCGGGAAGCCCAGGGAGTTGTTGACCTGGTTGGGGAAGTCGGAGCGACCGGTGGCGATGATGCGGGCTCCAGCCTCCTTGGCCTCCCACGGCCATATCTCGGGTATGGGGTTGGCGGTGGCGAACACGATGGAATCGTCGGCCATTCCTTGGACCCATTCCTTCAGGATGGTGCCCGGTCCGGGCTTGGATGCGGCCACCACGATGTCCGCGCCCTTCATCGCCTCCTTGGCCCCGCCAACGATGTTCTCAGCGTTGGAGTGCGTGCACATGAACCACTTCTCCTTGTGAGCATCGTCGATGTCTGTCCTGCCCTGATGCAGCGTTCCCTTGCTGTCCACCATTACGATGTTCTTGATGTCGAAGCCCGCGGAGACCATCACCCTGGCGATAGCGATGTTGGCCGCGCCCGCCCCGATCATGGCGACCTTCGACTCGCCGATCTTCTTTCCCACAAGCTTGTGGGCGTTGATCGCTCCCGCGGTCTCGATGGTTGCGGTCCCTTGCTGGTCGTCATGCCACACGGGGATGTCCATCTCCGCCCGGAGGCGGTCCAGGATCTCGAAGCACTTGGGGTTCTCTATGTCCTCGAGGTTTATGCCTCCAAAGGAGGGGGCCAGGTACTTGACGGTCTTGATAATCTCCTCAGGGTCCTTGGTGTCCAAACAAATGGGCACGGCGTCCACGCCTCCCAGGTACTTGAACAGCAGGGCCTTACCCTCCATCACCGGCAGGCCGGCCTCGGGCCCGATGTCCCCCAGACCGAGGACCCTAGTGCCATCGGAGACGACCGCCACCATGTTGCCCTTGGCAGTATGATCGTAAACCTTCTCAGGGTGGGCTTTGATGTCCTTGCAGGGCTCAGCAACGCCGGGGGTGTACCAGATGGCGAAATCCTGAAAGCTCTTGACCGGGCACTTGGCGGTGACCTCGATCTTCCCTTCGTAGAAGGGGTGGTATTTCATCGCCAGCCTGGCCGGCTCGTACGCTTTCTTCAACATCTCTTCCTCGGTCTTTTTGTCCATGGTCATAAGCAACGACTCCGCCGGGTTAGGATCTGTTTTTCAGGGCCCGGTTGTCTCGAAATCTTACATCATATTATAAAAGGATTAGCAGGGATTTGCCTGCGAACCGTTGCTTTCTCGCTCGTTATAGTGCTCGTCCATACGATTATCGTACCTGATAGTGGAGCTTTGCTCCACGGTTTGAGCAGGACATACCAGGAGGCGCACCGACCATCGCAATATCGTGGCAAGGGCCCATTTGATATATGCCTCCGCTCTTACTTCGGTCCATGGCCAAGGTCCGGAGGGCGCTCATCATCGACGGATATGTTGACGAGCCTGCCTGCCTGGGGGTCCCACCTTACGTTTCGCCGCAGACAAGGGCCGCTGTGGGCGCAGCCAGGGAGGCAGGGGCCGAGCCCATGTTACTCACCGTGGAGCAGTGGCGCCGGGGAACTCCGTTGCCCAAGGCCGATCTCAGCCTCATCATCGCCGGTTCCGCCGTTCCCGGAAGGTACCTAAGGGCCATGCCTGCGTCTGGCAGGGAGATAGGAGAGCTGTCAACGTTAATGCAAGGAGTGACAGTGTTAGGTGGCCCGGCTTCCTCTGAAGTTAGATATTTGGACATGTTCCACCACCTCGCCCGCGTGGACGCGGCCGCGAGGATCTATGATATCCTGACCGGAACGGAGAGCGGGGAACGGTGTAGGACCATGGAGGAATGGAACACCTGGCTGCTGTCAGGGGCGGACTCTGTGCTCTCTCACCCCGATTATCCTCAGCCGTTGATCGCGGAGGTGGAGACCTACAGAGGATGCGTACGGTACCGATCTGGAGGCTGCTCCTTCTGCATCGAGCCCCTCAAGGGCGTTCCCGCCTTCCGCGACCAGGACGATATATTCGCCGAGTGTCGAAGGCTCCGTGACCTTGGGGTCACCAACCTGAGGCTGGGGGCGCAGACGTGCATCCTATCTTATAAGGCCGACCTCACGGCCGGTGATCCGCCCCGGCCGGACCCCAGTGCCGTAGAGTCCCTGTTCTCCCGCGTGTCCTCGCTGCATTTCGATGTCCTTCACGTGGACAATGCCAATCCGGCGGTGGTGGCCACGTACCCCCAGGAAGCGGAGGAGGTTTTGATATCTTTGGTCCGCCATTGCACCAGCGGCAACGTGCTGGCGCTGGGTTTGGAGAGCGCCGATCCTGCGGTGGCGAGGGTAAACAATCTGAACTCCACCTCAGAACAGGCGCTCGACGCGATCCGAGCCATCAATCGCATCGGTGGCAACGTTGGTACCTCCGGTCTTCCTGAGCTCCTTCCAGGGCTGAACTTTATCGTCGGCCTCGAGGGGGAGACCGAGGACAGCTTGCGAATGAACGAGAAGTTTTTGCGGACGGTGCTAGCCGAGGGGCTGCTCCTGCGGCGGATCAATGTCCGTCAGGTGATCCCCGTGCGCAAAGCGTTCCCCCGTACCGTTGACCACTCCGAGTTCGTCCGCTTCAAAGAGATGGTGCGACGGGATATCGATCTTCCCATGCTTCGAAGGATGTTGCCCCAGGGCAGGGTCCTGAGGAAAGTGTACACTGAGCTAAGGGACGGCAACACCACCTTCGGCCGCCAAATCGGAAGCTATCCGCTATTGATAGGGATCCCTTATCCTGTGGAGGTGGGCCGGTTCGTGGATGTTGCGGTCATCGAATGGGGGTTCCGGAGCATTACCGCCATAGAGCATCCGTTGAACGTCAATAGCTGCTCTATAAAGGCCCTTGAGGCCTTGCCTGGGGTGGGAAGGAAGAGGGCGATACGCATCTTCCGAAAGCGCCCGCTAAGGGGGGAGGCGGACCTGGTGGCAGCCCTTGACGATGCAGCAGTGGCGTCATCCATATCTCACCTCTTGAGCTATTGACCGTAAGAGAATTCTGAAAATATTTATCCCCGCACCACCTGTCCAACGGTGATGGACGTCCTTCACTATGCCAGGTATCCGTTCCTCAAGGATGCGGCCGAGCATGTGAGGGACCGGGGAGTGACCTTGGAGGACCTTCTGACCCATGAGGCCTACCGGCAGGCCCGGGCACGCGGGAAGGCGCGGGTCATCGATGCCTTGGAGGAGGGAGTGATCGGCCTACGCCCCATGGGCACGGAGGAGGACCTGTTGGAGGAGATCCTCTCGTATCCGGTCGCCAGGATGTTCGTGTCCGGCGTCAACGACAGGTTCCTCACCAAGCGCTACGCCCTCGCTGAGGGTGTGGCCATGGACACTAGATTGGAGAAGGAGAACATGGAGGTTGTAGAGGAGGTCGCCTTCCAGCTCGGTGTCAGGCTTAATACAGAGGGCGACGGGATGATGATGCACTTCTCTGACTACCTGCGGTACACGTCCCGCATGCGCAGCAAGGAATGGAAGCTCATCAATACGGAGGTCAAGGAGGGTCAGGTCGCCCTGAGCCAGGTGAAGCTGGCCAGAGTTCTACAACAGGCCCTTCAGGACCGCATTGAGGAGGAGCTGCCGCTTCCTGTGGACACCTTCATCAACACCGCCCTGGGGGCGGACCTCCAGGAACTGAAGGTCCGGACCGCCGTGAAGAGAGAACAATTCAAGGCCGAGGACTTCGGCAGGATAAGCGTCGAGAACTTTCCGCCCTGCATCAACCACCTCATAGGGATGGCCCAGGCCGGAGAGAACATACCTCATCTAGGCCGCTTTGCCCTCACAGCATTCCTGCACCATATCGGCCTGTCCTCGGACGATATCCTGGCACTGTACGCTACCTCTCCAGATTTCGATCAGGCCAAGACCAAATATCAGGTGGACCACATCACTGGCCAGACCTCAGGAACTGAGTACACACCTCCAGAGTGCGCTACTATGAAGAGCTATGGCATATGCTTTGAGCCGGACAATCTGTGCACTAACCCTAAGGCCAACGTCAAGCACCCTCTGAGCTACTACCGCATCAAGAACCTGCCCCGAAAAGGGGTAAAGGGTGAGAAGGTGCCTACCCCTTCAACCGATTCCAGATCGTCACCGCCCGCTGAACCGCGGTGATGTTGCCCACCACCGCGAACCACAGCATGACCAGCTCGAAGGCCGAGAGGCGTATGGAATCGGTGATCTCCAGGAAGCCATACTGGTAGTAAGGGGTAGGATCGCCTGCAGGGATGTTGCCCGGGAGAAGGAGCATGAACACGATCTGCAGGAGCGCGGCCGCGGTCAGCAGGACCACCCGGTCCGCTCTTCCGAGAAGACCGGCGTACAGCCTCCCCGCCCCTATCGCCTGGGATTGGGTACCCATATAGCTGGTGAGAAGAACGCCTATGATGGCCATTATGCCTATGTAGGGATTGCACCATGCGGACACGGCCACCGCCCCTATCATCACTACATCGGAGTAGCGGTCCAGGATGTGGTCCAGCACGTCTCCCTGCTTAGAGGCTTTACCGGTGAGACGGGCGACCTTGCCGTCGATGGCATCGAGAAAGCCGCTCACCAATATAGCAACCGCCGACAAGGGTAGTAACAGCTCCCAGTAGTAAGGGCTGAAGAACAGCAGCAGACCAGCCACCCACGCCATCGCGAAGGAGGCCCAGGATATCGTATTGGGATCGAACCGGGACATCGCCTTGGCGACGGGGGTGATGATGAACTCTACACTGTCACGCTTCGAGTCTAATACCATCCCATTACCTCCTGGCTCCAGTCCACATGACCGACCTCGTACTTTTTCCTTTCTCCGGCCAGGATCTCCTCCACTGAGGCTACGGCCTGCTCTGTGGTCAGTTCGGTGGTGTCCAGCTCTACCGTCTCGCGGCCTGATTCCACCGCCTCGACGAGGATTACGTCCAAGGCCTCCGCCTCAACGTTCTCCTGCACTTTGGCAGGAGGCCAATCCCTAGCCTCCAGCCTCTTCCTGAGGACCGAGGGGCGGCATCTCAGTACCAGGACCAGATCGGGGTCGACATAATGGGAGAGATGACCGACGAGTATGACGTCTCCGTCCGGCAGCAGGGACGGGATCCGTTCTGAGAGTTCTTCTGGGTCCACCTCTAGGCTGCCCCTCTCCTCATCCATGCCGGCATAGAGGTGGTGCTCCCTCACAAGATCGCCCAGCTCCACCACGGTGCGGCCTTTGCTGGCGAGAGAAGCTCCCACGCTGCTCTTGCCGGTCCCGGGGGTGCCGGTTATGGAAAGTATCACGATCTCAAGAACAGGCAGCAGTGATAAAAAAACATCCATGCGGACCGGGCTCGTCCCGTCCGCAGTGACTCCCCATGGACCTTCCCCAAAGCCATTGAGCGTTCGTAGACTCCAATGTGAATATTAAAGAAGTGCTGGAGCATGCTACAATTAAGTTTATATATAGGAATCCTAGGCCGAACGTTCCGTTTTGGCCCAAATAGGTATCCATGGTCAATTAACGGAGCTAAGGCCCTGATGGGGCAGGTTTATTCCTGGCAACGATCCAGGAGGGCATCAGCGAACAGCAGGCGGGCAAGAGCGTCCCTGCGGCATGCCTCGGCCCGTCGTCTCATTGTAGACGGGCACTCTATATCAAAGCAGAACCCGTAATCTATGTCCATCAGGGTCAGGCCCTCAGGGACCGCCAGGCCGAACGATATGCCCCTGGCACCGCTGCCGTCCAACGCCACACTCACATCCTCCAGTGAGGCTTTACCTTCCCCTACCTTGATCATGCTGGCCACGATACGCCGGACCATGTTGCGCAGGAACTCCCGCGCCTTCAGATCTATCACCAGGCTATCTCCCAGGGCCATAGCCGACACCGATTCCAGGGTCTTGATGGTGGCACGGCCTTCAGGCTTGCAGAAGTGGCGGAAATCGTGCCGGCCCTCGAAGAGGCGGGAGCATTCCACCACCTTCTCCATGTTTAGGCCCTCACTGCTCATCATGTACCGATACCATCGACCCTGGGCCCGACGAGGGGTGAAGGCATGAGCGACCTCCGCAAGCCCATACACATAAACGTCCTCGACGGCGGAGTTGACCGCCCGCAGGAGGGCCTCACGGGGAAAATCAGTGTCAAAGGCCGCGACGTTCCCCAGTGCGCTTACTCCCCTGTCAGTTCGGCTCGCGAAACGGAAACGGGATGCGGAGACCGATTCGATGGCCCCTACCTTGAGCAACGCGTTGATGATCTCGGACTCCACCGTGCGCTCCCCCGGCTGCCTCTGGGAGCCCATGAAGGAGCGGCCGTCGTAAGCGAGCTTGATCGCAGCGTGCCAGACCACATCAGGATTAAGTAGAACTGCTCTATTAATGGTTCCGAGCGGCATGGTAGATTTCAGGGTAGTTCTGGTAGAGCCAGAGCACGAGGGGAACGTGGGGGCGGTGGCCCGTTCGATGGGCAACTTCGCCTTCGAGGACCTGGTCTTGGTCGACCCCTGCCCCATAGGGGATGAGGCGTTCAAGAGGGCCAAGCATGCCGGTCATATTCTGGAGAGAGCGGCCGTGGTAGGCACGGTGGAGGAGGCCATCAGGGACTGCTCACTGGTGGTGGGCACGACAGGTATCGTCACCCATGGGCCGAGGCGTTACATCCGCATACCCATGAGCCCGCGGGAACTGGCTGCAAAGACCGCTGATCATGATGGACGCATAGCCTTGCTGTTCGGCCGAGAGGGATTGGGGCTCACACAGGACGAGCTGTCCAAATGCGATCTTCTTGTGCACATCCCCTCGGATGACGCGTATCCCGTGCTGAACCTATCGCACGCTGTGACCGTGGTCATATACGAGCTGTACCTTGCGGAGGGGCACCGCACCTCCCGCGTTCCTGTATCCTCTGAGGAGGAGCGGGAGCTGCTCTACAAGTTCTTCTCCGACCTACTGGAAGCGATAGACTACCCCGAGTTCCGGAGGGAGAACACAGAGATAATGTTCCGGAGGATGATGGGGAGGTCTGTTCCCACGAAGTGGGAGTTCTACACCATCATGGGTGTCATCGGAGATGCCGCCAAGCTCATCGATGGGAGGAAAAAACTACCTCGGTGAGCGGCGACGGGGCCTTCCGTCCACCAGCTCCTCGATGGTGTTCGCCAGCTCCTCGCGCTCGTGGGACCGCCGGCCTTTCTTCTCGCCGACCCCCTGGATGCCGGTTATCACGGCCATAACCCGTATGAGGTCCTTGTACGAGGGGTCCACCCTGGCCCCGAAGATGACCTGTGCCTCGGGGTCCAGCTGCTCGCTCATCCCTTCCAGGACCTTGGTCACCTTCCTGACCGACAGCTTCTCCCCGCCTGTGACATGTATCAGCGCGCCGGTGGCGCCCTCATAATCGATCTCCAGTAGAGGGTTGCCAAGGGCCTCCCGCACCGCCCCGTCCGGGTCCGTGCTCTCGCCGTACAGTATGGTGGAGACCCCTTT
Above is a window of Methanomassiliicoccus sp. DNA encoding:
- the budA gene encoding acetolactate decarboxylase, producing the protein MNRPAQIALVLTVIAVVIAAAMLTLAAPRKQDRESLYQVGSLEDLVQGNYNGIATVGDVLSQGDIGLGTFDGLDGEMIVLDGTCYKARDDGIVQVISSDETTPFAQVSRFDIDGTIDLQGSLNMSSVKGLIEAALPSSGAFYLIKITGTFDNVTVRSVPKQAAPYPPLAEVIEKQTVFDYDGIDGILIGLWSPPDTSVLSSAELHFHFLSSDRTKGGHVLDANLTDLRAEWDLTSRYVVDLE
- the truA gene encoding tRNA pseudouridine(38-40) synthase TruA, which produces MVWHAAIKLAYDGRSFMGSQRQPGERTVESEIINALLKVGAIESVSASRFRFASRTDRGVSALGNVAAFDTDFPREALLRAVNSAVEDVYVYGLAEVAHAFTPRRAQGRWYRYMMSSEGLNMEKVVECSRLFEGRHDFRHFCKPEGRATIKTLESVSAMALGDSLVIDLKAREFLRNMVRRIVASMIKVGEGKASLEDVSVALDGSGARGISFGLAVPEGLTLMDIDYGFCFDIECPSTMRRRAEACRRDALARLLFADALLDRCQE
- a CDS encoding DNA-binding protein, which translates into the protein MKYTEARPGRIFVIRLEQGEVVHEVLERFAEDKGVRAAALIVVGAADKESKLVVGPQDGDARPVKPLGYTLPDVHEMTGSGTLFPNEDGHMMLHVHAAFGREGKATMGCIRRGVVVWQILEVIMIELLGVDAIRKRDAPTGFEMLEP
- a CDS encoding CDP-alcohol phosphatidyltransferase family protein, translated to MVLDSKRDSVEFIITPVAKAMSRFDPNTISWASFAMAWVAGLLLFFSPYYWELLLPLSAVAILVSGFLDAIDGKVARLTGKASKQGDVLDHILDRYSDVVMIGAVAVSAWCNPYIGIMAIIGVLLTSYMGTQSQAIGAGRLYAGLLGRADRVVLLTAAALLQIVFMLLLPGNIPAGDPTPYYQYGFLEITDSIRLSAFELVMLWFAVVGNITAVQRAVTIWNRLKG
- a CDS encoding AAA family ATPase; the protein is MILSITGTPGTGKSSVGASLASKGRTVVELGDLVREHHLYAGMDEERGSLEVDPEELSERIPSLLPDGDVILVGHLSHYVDPDLVLVLRCRPSVLRKRLEARDWPPAKVQENVEAEALDVILVEAVESGRETVELDTTELTTEQAVASVEEILAGERKKYEVGHVDWSQEVMGWY
- a CDS encoding elongation factor 1-beta encodes the protein MGKVAAVYNMIPESPESPLEDIIKSIPGAIPEGVTINNVVVKPFAFGLKIIEITCIMDDTSGIIEKLEEALRSVPQIQSVENTTVTLI
- a CDS encoding RNA methyltransferase, translated to MVDFRVVLVEPEHEGNVGAVARSMGNFAFEDLVLVDPCPIGDEAFKRAKHAGHILERAAVVGTVEEAIRDCSLVVGTTGIVTHGPRRYIRIPMSPRELAAKTADHDGRIALLFGREGLGLTQDELSKCDLLVHIPSDDAYPVLNLSHAVTVVIYELYLAEGHRTSRVPVSSEEERELLYKFFSDLLEAIDYPEFRRENTEIMFRRMMGRSVPTKWEFYTIMGVIGDAAKLIDGRKKLPR
- a CDS encoding radical SAM protein → MAKVRRALIIDGYVDEPACLGVPPYVSPQTRAAVGAAREAGAEPMLLTVEQWRRGTPLPKADLSLIIAGSAVPGRYLRAMPASGREIGELSTLMQGVTVLGGPASSEVRYLDMFHHLARVDAAARIYDILTGTESGERCRTMEEWNTWLLSGADSVLSHPDYPQPLIAEVETYRGCVRYRSGGCSFCIEPLKGVPAFRDQDDIFAECRRLRDLGVTNLRLGAQTCILSYKADLTAGDPPRPDPSAVESLFSRVSSLHFDVLHVDNANPAVVATYPQEAEEVLISLVRHCTSGNVLALGLESADPAVARVNNLNSTSEQALDAIRAINRIGGNVGTSGLPELLPGLNFIVGLEGETEDSLRMNEKFLRTVLAEGLLLRRINVRQVIPVRKAFPRTVDHSEFVRFKEMVRRDIDLPMLRRMLPQGRVLRKVYTELRDGNTTFGRQIGSYPLLIGIPYPVEVGRFVDVAVIEWGFRSITAIEHPLNVNSCSIKALEALPGVGRKRAIRIFRKRPLRGEADLVAALDDAAVASSISHLLSY
- a CDS encoding NADP-dependent malic enzyme, coding for MTMDKKTEEEMLKKAYEPARLAMKYHPFYEGKIEVTAKCPVKSFQDFAIWYTPGVAEPCKDIKAHPEKVYDHTAKGNMVAVVSDGTRVLGLGDIGPEAGLPVMEGKALLFKYLGGVDAVPICLDTKDPEEIIKTVKYLAPSFGGINLEDIENPKCFEILDRLRAEMDIPVWHDDQQGTATIETAGAINAHKLVGKKIGESKVAMIGAGAANIAIARVMVSAGFDIKNIVMVDSKGTLHQGRTDIDDAHKEKWFMCTHSNAENIVGGAKEAMKGADIVVAASKPGPGTILKEWVQGMADDSIVFATANPIPEIWPWEAKEAGARIIATGRSDFPNQVNNSLGFPGIFRGALDVRARTITDEMCIAAALEIAKTAEDKGLTETHIVPTMDEWEVFPREAVAVGMKAMETGVARTKMSRDELMHRAETAIKRARGETQLLMDSGYIRDFPE
- a CDS encoding DNA primase large subunit PriL; its protein translation is MDVLHYARYPFLKDAAEHVRDRGVTLEDLLTHEAYRQARARGKARVIDALEEGVIGLRPMGTEEDLLEEILSYPVARMFVSGVNDRFLTKRYALAEGVAMDTRLEKENMEVVEEVAFQLGVRLNTEGDGMMMHFSDYLRYTSRMRSKEWKLINTEVKEGQVALSQVKLARVLQQALQDRIEEELPLPVDTFINTALGADLQELKVRTAVKREQFKAEDFGRISVENFPPCINHLIGMAQAGENIPHLGRFALTAFLHHIGLSSDDILALYATSPDFDQAKTKYQVDHITGQTSGTEYTPPECATMKSYGICFEPDNLCTNPKANVKHPLSYYRIKNLPRKGVKGEKVPTPSTDSRSSPPAEPR